One segment of Triticum aestivum cultivar Chinese Spring chromosome 2A, IWGSC CS RefSeq v2.1, whole genome shotgun sequence DNA contains the following:
- the LOC123189629 gene encoding protein NRT1/ PTR FAMILY 4.6: MALVGFVDWRGNAIRKEVHGGVRAAWFLYVLTVVTNVVIIPNLLNLVTYLHGTMHMGVSASATTTTNFFGATSGFAMIAAFLSDSYITRFRTMLLFGPFMFLGYGLLALQAYLPSLRPPACNIEAELNSCEVVHGWNATLLYTALYMTAFGDGFIRVCLPSLGADQFDHEDPSESRQQSSFFNWYTFGISFGGFVGLILIVWLENYKGWDIGLGVCAILILLGLLIVAAGFPFYRNQVPQGSPLTRILQVLVVAFRNRKLELPEKLEEAQESCTGTRACSVDALAPTNSLKLLDKACINRGQSGAWSVCSLRKVEETKIIIRVLPLFVSSMIGYISNVILFTFTVQQGTMTNTRLGKIHVSPATLFIIPIIFQMLMLAVYDQFLVPFLRRRTGYVGGVTHLQRIGIGFVTMLLASIIAAIVEKKRKEAVVQMSLFWLAPQFFLLGVADVTSFTGLLEFFNSEAPRGMKSIATALFWCALGLASLLATTLVEIVNKATRHGHQGGWLEGTSLNNSRLDLFYWVVAVVGLLGLCNYLYWAKKYVYQHNPRIVETSVDQDSP; the protein is encoded by the exons ATGGCACTTGTAGGTTTCGTGGATTGGAGGGGAAACGCCATCAGGAAAGAGGTGCATGGTGGAGTCAGAGCAGCATGGTTCTTGTACG TTCTGACTGTGGTAACCAACGTGGTTATTATCCCAAACCTGCTGAATCTGGTTACTTATCTTCATGGAACAATGCATATGGGGGTTTCGGCCTCTGCAACTAcaaccactaatttttttggtgccACATCCGGGTTTGCAATGATAGCAGCTTTCCTCTCCGACTCCTACATTACTCGCTTTAGAACAATGCTCCTCTTTGGTCCATTTATGTTTCTG GGTTACGGATTGCTCGCACTGCAAGCCTACCTTCCTTCACTCCGTCCACCAGCTTGCAATATTGAAGCAGAGCTAAACAGTTGTGAAGTGGTCCATGGATGGAATGCTACCTTATTGTACACAGCCTTGTATATGACTGCATTTGGTGATGGTTTTATCCGTGTTTGCTTGCCATCCCTCGGAGCAGACCAATTTGACCATGAAGATCCCTCTGAGTCCCGCCAACAGTCCAGCTTCTTTAACTGGTATACCTTCGGAATCTCCTTTGGAGGTTTTGTAGGGCTGATTCTCATAGTGTGGCTCGAGAACTACAAAGGGTGGGATATCGGACTTGGGGTGTGTGCCATCCTAATTCTGCTAGGATTGCTCATAGTTGCTGCCGGTTTCCCCTTCTACCGCAACCAAGTACCACAAGGAAGTCCTCTAACTCGAATACTGCAG GTTCTTGTGGTTGCATTCAGGAACAGGAAACTTGAACTTCCTGAAAAACTGGAGGAAGCGCAGGAAAGCTGCACTGGGACAAGGGCATGTTCTGTTGATGCACTCGCTCCAACAAATAGTCTGAA ATTACTCGACAAAGCTTGCATCAACCGTGGCCAAAGTGGAGCCTGGTCAGTTTGCAGTCTGAGAAAGGTGGAGGAGACAAAGATTATCATCCGTGTGCTTCCTCTCTTCGTCAGCTCCATGATCGGATATATATCGAACGTTATCCTCTTCACATTCACTGTGCAGCAAGGCACCATGACGAACACAAGGCTGGGCAAGATCCATGTTTCCCCCGCGACACTCTTTATCATCCCTATCATATTCCAGATGCTAATGCTTGCTGTCTATGACCAGTTCCTTGTGCCATTCTTGCGTAGACGCACAGGCTATGTCGGTGGTGTCACTCATTTGCAACGCATTGGTATAGGCTTCGTCACCATGCTACTTGCGTCAATCATTGCAGCAATTGTTGAGAAGAAGAGAAAGGAAGCTGTGGTGCAGATGTCCCTCTTCTGGCTTGCACCTCAGTTCTTCCTTCTTGGTGTGGCAGATGTGACATCATTCACCGGGCTCCTTGAGTTCTTCAACAGCGAGGCACCACGCGGCATGAAGTCTATTGCCACAGCGTTGTTCTGGTGTGCTCTGGGGCTCGCGTCCTTGCTGGCCACAACGCTGGTGGAAATTGTGAACAAGGCCACAAGGCATGGGCACCAGGGAGGCTGGCTCGAGGGTACAAGCTTGAACAACAGCCGTCTTGACCTGTTCTACTGGGTTGTGGCTGTTGTGGGATTGCTTGGCTTATGCAACTACCTGTACTGGGCCAAGAAGTATGTGTACCAGCACAATCCACGCATCGTTGAGACATCGGTTGATCAGGATTCACCTTGA